A section of the Pseudanabaena mucicola str. Chao 1806 genome encodes:
- a CDS encoding Uma2 family endonuclease, with protein sequence MTVTTARKMTFEEYLTYDDGTDKLYEFNDGELVEVTPATGFHNDLMMFFAFFLQTEIKRFQYPYCVRVNSTEIFNGKRTRRPDVLVMTLDQRESLKSKPDILREACPLVIEIVSPTCRSVDTVEKREEYAQFGISEYWIVDFLLETFTVLSLVNGVYIEKVYRESDHIISNVFPEISLTMSQVLESV encoded by the coding sequence ATGACCGTCACCACTGCTAGAAAAATGACATTCGAGGAATATCTCACCTATGACGATGGTACTGACAAACTATATGAATTTAATGATGGGGAGTTAGTTGAAGTGACTCCTGCGACTGGATTTCATAATGATTTGATGATGTTTTTTGCATTTTTCTTGCAAACTGAAATCAAACGGTTTCAGTATCCTTACTGTGTTCGCGTCAATAGTACGGAAATATTCAATGGTAAAAGAACTCGTCGTCCTGATGTATTAGTGATGACGTTAGACCAGAGAGAAAGCTTAAAAAGTAAGCCAGATATCCTCCGAGAAGCATGTCCATTGGTAATTGAAATTGTTAGCCCAACCTGTCGTTCTGTGGATACAGTCGAAAAACGCGAAGAATATGCTCAGTTTGGTATTTCTGAATATTGGATTGTTGATTTTTTGCTGGAAACCTTTACGGTTTTAAGCTTGGTGAATGGAGTTTATATCGAGAAGGTTTATAGAGAAAGCGATCACATTATCTCCAATGTTTTCCCAGAAATTTCTTTAACCATGAGCCAAGTGCTAGAAAGCGTTTAA
- a CDS encoding BMP family ABC transporter substrate-binding protein, whose translation MSPIYIPRRKFIRGAIATAAFGATSQLWAGCTEQAPTNTANTAAPSTPGSPASALLTVGFIYVGPKDDFGYSQAHFEGETAITKIPNVKTVSEASVAETATVQETMLSMINQNNVSALFPTSFGYFDPHILKVAAANPKVQFFHCGGMYTEGKHPKNIGSYFGYIDEAEYIAGIVAGLTTKSGKLGFVAAKPIPQVVRNINSYTLGARSVNPKATVQVIFTGDWSVPVKEAEAANSMIDQGVDVLTCHVDSPKVVIETAEKRKIYCTGYHANQSKLAPNGYLTGAEWDWTSVYTQYVEWFKAGKSVTDGGIPHLIRGGLKEKFCKVSPFGSAVSAATKKEAEKVLAKFMDGSMVIYAGEIKDNTGKVVIAKGKEYKQTDLDLEKMDWFVEGVIGSVKS comes from the coding sequence ATGAGTCCAATTTATATTCCACGTCGCAAGTTTATTCGGGGCGCGATCGCTACAGCAGCTTTTGGAGCAACTTCTCAACTTTGGGCAGGTTGCACAGAGCAAGCTCCTACGAATACAGCTAATACAGCAGCACCAAGTACACCAGGATCACCTGCGTCAGCATTATTAACCGTTGGGTTTATCTATGTTGGGCCCAAGGATGACTTTGGTTATAGCCAAGCTCACTTTGAAGGTGAAACAGCAATCACCAAGATCCCTAATGTCAAAACTGTGAGTGAAGCTAGTGTTGCGGAAACAGCTACTGTTCAAGAAACGATGCTGAGTATGATTAATCAAAATAATGTCTCAGCACTCTTCCCAACATCTTTTGGTTACTTCGATCCACATATTCTCAAAGTTGCGGCTGCCAATCCGAAGGTGCAATTCTTCCATTGTGGTGGCATGTATACCGAAGGTAAACATCCTAAAAACATCGGCAGTTATTTCGGCTATATTGACGAAGCAGAATATATTGCGGGTATTGTCGCAGGTTTAACCACGAAATCAGGCAAGCTAGGATTTGTCGCTGCAAAACCAATTCCACAAGTAGTTCGCAATATCAACAGTTACACCCTTGGCGCACGTAGTGTCAACCCCAAAGCAACAGTGCAAGTTATTTTCACAGGTGATTGGTCAGTTCCTGTGAAGGAAGCAGAAGCAGCTAACAGTATGATCGATCAAGGTGTGGATGTGTTGACCTGTCACGTAGACAGTCCCAAGGTGGTAATTGAAACTGCGGAGAAGCGCAAGATTTACTGTACTGGATATCATGCTAATCAGTCGAAGCTTGCCCCTAATGGATATTTAACTGGTGCAGAATGGGATTGGACTAGTGTATATACTCAGTATGTGGAATGGTTTAAGGCTGGTAAATCAGTAACAGATGGAGGTATTCCTCACCTAATCCGAGGTGGGCTCAAGGAGAAGTTCTGTAAAGTGTCACCTTTTGGCAGTGCGGTGAGCGCTGCTACTAAGAAGGAAGCGGAGAAGGTACTAGCGAAGTTCATGGATGGCAGCATGGTAATCTATGCTGGCGAGATTAAGGACAATACTGGTAAAGTCGTGATTGCCAAGGGCAAAGAATATAAACAAACTGATCTTGATCTTGAGAAGATGGATTGGTTTGTGGAAGGAGTTATCGGTAGCGTTAAGAGTTAA
- a CDS encoding iron uptake porin, protein MKKISNLSVLLGLSVLAAATGVSAENQSQVQVQSKASSTPALQASLPTNEVKLTESQTIRAINTELNRPKQEVAQNVTSVSQLSDVKPTDWAFTALQSLVERYGCIAGYPDRTFRGKQATTRYEFAAGLNACLDKINEIISAGLADKVSKEDLATLQKLQEEFAAELATLRGRVDALDAKVTKLEAQQFSTTTKLSGLAFFNVTGATAGNVQAQTSTGATVTRTAPNTTFSGLVWLTLNTSFTGKDSLITQLAVGNGNSPANQYVSNGFFNSTGVPFTDQQSGATANTFVLRELSYTFPVFEKAVLAVGPRLNFYKYFDGNRFIYPWNSTFNSINSSLLNVSKRGAGAVFMTPLGNQFDFKVGYLSESYEFANTGSAANPSKGLFSGSNSLTAELGFKPSDAFKFRLIYSRSNIDSNGSPTIGGAGFLPGTFTGTSAQSDVFVANFDWLVSKGFGLFGRYGYGTANVNSGAGISLGRAIINTFQVGAAFPDLFKEGAQGMISFGMPFKFSGLLPIAGNGDGGTQYDLEISYVYPISKNISLVPSFYTIFSPNNFSSNPTIFVGNLQAVFSF, encoded by the coding sequence ATGAAAAAAATCAGTAATCTTTCAGTCCTCTTGGGGCTGAGTGTTCTAGCAGCCGCTACAGGCGTAAGTGCAGAAAATCAAAGTCAAGTTCAAGTTCAATCTAAAGCTTCCTCAACTCCCGCATTACAGGCTTCCTTACCTACTAATGAGGTAAAGCTAACTGAATCGCAAACAATTCGGGCGATCAATACAGAATTAAACCGTCCTAAACAAGAAGTAGCTCAGAATGTTACCTCTGTTTCTCAACTGAGCGATGTAAAGCCCACGGATTGGGCTTTTACTGCATTGCAATCTCTAGTTGAGCGCTACGGATGTATCGCAGGTTATCCTGATCGCACTTTCCGTGGCAAACAAGCAACTACCCGCTATGAGTTTGCTGCTGGCTTAAATGCTTGCTTGGACAAAATCAATGAAATCATCTCCGCAGGGCTAGCTGATAAGGTCAGCAAAGAAGACCTCGCTACTTTGCAAAAACTACAAGAAGAATTTGCGGCTGAGTTGGCAACCCTCCGTGGTCGTGTAGATGCTCTAGATGCTAAGGTAACGAAGCTCGAAGCTCAGCAATTCTCTACTACCACCAAGCTAAGTGGTCTTGCTTTCTTCAACGTTACTGGTGCTACTGCTGGTAATGTTCAAGCGCAAACTAGTACAGGTGCAACTGTAACTCGTACTGCTCCAAATACAACTTTTAGCGGTTTGGTTTGGTTAACCTTAAATACTTCCTTTACTGGTAAGGACTCATTGATAACCCAACTTGCCGTTGGTAATGGGAACTCTCCTGCTAACCAATACGTCTCTAATGGTTTCTTTAATTCTACAGGTGTTCCATTTACCGATCAGCAATCTGGTGCTACCGCTAATACTTTTGTATTGCGTGAATTGTCATATACCTTCCCAGTATTTGAAAAAGCGGTACTTGCCGTTGGTCCTCGTTTGAACTTTTACAAATACTTTGATGGCAATCGATTCATTTATCCTTGGAATTCAACCTTTAACTCCATCAATAGCTCGTTACTCAACGTTTCTAAGCGTGGTGCAGGTGCTGTTTTCATGACTCCTTTGGGAAATCAATTTGATTTCAAGGTTGGTTACCTATCAGAAAGTTATGAATTCGCCAACACTGGTTCTGCTGCTAATCCAAGCAAAGGTTTATTCTCTGGCTCCAATTCACTCACTGCTGAACTTGGTTTTAAGCCTAGTGATGCATTTAAGTTTAGATTGATTTATAGCCGTTCTAATATTGATTCTAATGGTTCGCCTACTATAGGAGGAGCTGGTTTCTTGCCGGGCACATTTACAGGAACAAGTGCTCAGTCAGATGTATTTGTTGCTAACTTTGATTGGTTAGTCAGCAAAGGATTTGGTTTGTTTGGGCGCTATGGATATGGCACAGCTAATGTTAATAGTGGGGCTGGAATCTCTCTTGGTAGAGCCATTATAAATACATTCCAAGTTGGTGCAGCGTTCCCTGATTTGTTTAAAGAAGGTGCTCAAGGGATGATTTCCTTCGGTATGCCATTTAAGTTCTCTGGTTTGCTCCCAATTGCTGGTAATGGTGATGGTGGTACACAGTACGATTTAGAAATTTCGTATGTTTATCCCATCAGCAAGAATATCTCTCTTGTTCCTTCTTTCTATACTATCTTTAGCCCTAACAACTTCAGCAGTAATCCAACTATCTTTGTTGGTAACTTGCAGGCAGTCTTTAGCTTCTAA
- the tgt gene encoding tRNA guanosine(34) transglycosylase Tgt encodes MNNFTFKLECQCCHTDARVGQFYSPHGTVSTPRFMPVGTLANVKTVTPAHLKDCKAEMVLANTYHLHLQPGEDIVAEAGGLHKFMNWDGPILTDSGGFQVFSLSEIRSISEEGVQFRSPRDGNMINLTPEKSIQIQNQLGADVIMAFDECAPYPATYESVKLAGERTTRWLERCIKAHDRKDMQALFGIVQGGVYLDLRQKSARELIEFDLPGYAIGGVSVGEPAELIEKIVKATTPLLPTNKPRYLMGVGTYKEMAQAVAAGIDLFDCVIPTRLARHNVALVRGDRWNLKNQKFKRDFEQLDHDCPCYTCQNFSRAYLSHLVRSQEILGYTLLSIHNITELIRFTQRMRQAIIDNRFVAEFGHYLSNSME; translated from the coding sequence CTGAATAACTTCACTTTTAAATTAGAGTGCCAGTGCTGCCACACTGATGCAAGAGTTGGGCAGTTCTACTCGCCCCATGGAACCGTCAGTACTCCAAGGTTTATGCCCGTTGGCACGTTAGCTAATGTCAAGACCGTCACCCCTGCTCATCTTAAAGATTGCAAAGCCGAGATGGTCTTAGCCAATACCTATCACCTCCATCTACAACCAGGAGAAGATATTGTTGCGGAGGCTGGCGGTTTACATAAATTTATGAACTGGGATGGTCCCATCCTCACGGATTCAGGTGGATTTCAAGTATTTAGCCTCAGTGAAATTCGTTCCATTAGCGAGGAAGGAGTACAATTTCGCTCTCCCCGAGATGGCAATATGATCAATCTCACCCCAGAGAAATCGATTCAAATTCAGAACCAACTGGGCGCAGATGTGATCATGGCTTTTGATGAATGCGCTCCCTATCCAGCCACCTATGAATCTGTCAAGCTTGCAGGTGAACGTACCACCCGTTGGCTAGAGCGTTGCATTAAAGCTCACGATCGCAAGGATATGCAAGCCCTATTTGGAATCGTCCAAGGTGGAGTCTATCTTGATTTACGGCAAAAATCGGCGCGTGAACTGATTGAATTTGACTTACCAGGATATGCGATCGGTGGCGTGAGTGTTGGTGAACCTGCCGAACTCATCGAAAAAATTGTGAAAGCTACTACACCACTATTGCCTACCAATAAACCCCGTTACCTGATGGGCGTTGGCACGTATAAGGAAATGGCTCAAGCTGTCGCCGCAGGCATAGATTTGTTTGATTGCGTCATTCCCACCCGACTAGCGAGGCATAATGTCGCTCTAGTAAGAGGCGATCGCTGGAACCTCAAAAATCAGAAATTTAAACGTGATTTTGAACAGCTTGATCACGATTGCCCTTGTTATACTTGCCAAAATTTCTCACGGGCCTATCTTAGCCATTTAGTGCGATCGCAGGAAATTTTAGGATATACATTGCTATCTATCCATAACATCACTGAGCTTATTCGATTTACACAAAGAATGCGTCAAGCAATCATTGATAATCGCTTTGTCGCAGAATTCGGACATTACCTTTCCAATTCAATGGAATAA